Genomic window (Marmota flaviventris isolate mMarFla1 chromosome X, mMarFla1.hap1, whole genome shotgun sequence):
CCCACCCTCATGGAGACTGGCATGGCCTGACTCTTGTGAGGCAGGATATAGTACCGTCCATCCCCTCCCAGATGGGAGCCTGATTTTAGGCCTGCAAAGAGGCCCACTGTGTGTTGGGAGACTTCCTGGCAACTCTGGGGTGGGGTTGCCCTGTCAGGAAGGAATCTCCTGCGTTGAGATACCTGAGTTGTGTGAGGTGATTCCCAGGTCAGGAGCCAGGCTCTTCTGTCTTCTGACCAGCGGGCCATTCAGGGACCAGATCTTGCTGAGCTCACACTCACCATTGCCCAGCCAGGTCCTGCACTGGGGGCGTGGAACAGCTGCTGCTTCCAAAGGAACGGGGTTAGGGGGACCTAAGCAGCACCAGCCACCACATTGTGCAAGAGTAGCACGGGAGCTTACCAAGAACAGGACTCACGACTCTTCTTTACATCATTTATTTACCCCTTCagagttttgttttcctctgtcaAGACCAAAAGTGAGTTCAACATTAGAAAATGTTGACTTTTATCATTGGTGCGTGGGCTGAGTTCAAGGACCTGTGTTGTCCTTGAACTGCTCACAGAATACACATTTGTAATCTGAGGAGCCCTCCTGcacctcctcctcaccctcaCGTTGGccttcaccttcaccttcaccATCCTCTGGGGGCTCCCTTGGGGACATGGCTGAGAGGGCGGCCAGCAGGATGGAGTAACAAGTGTTGTACAAAGACATGACTGAGCAACAATCAGGGTAACCCTGGGGGCCTCTGGGCACTTCCCCCTCGCCTTCCATTCCAGCAGTAGCTTGGGACGAAGGTGTGCCGTCTTCAGAGGTGCCCTCCCCATCAGGGCTGCTTGGCTCCTGCGGGAGCTGGTTTTCCAGGGGTTGTTCAGAGACACTGCTCATCGCCCACAGCCCAGAGGGCATGAAGGGCTGTGTGCCTCTGAGCGCCTGGTGGTCCAGGGCTTCCCTCTGGGGCAGCTCGTGCTCTGCCTTGACCTCATGGTGGAAGCTTGGGGAGCATCTGGTACAGACCAGCTTCTTTTTCTTGGCAGATGATGCGCCACTCTCTCGCCCAGCAGCCGGGTTCTTCAGTGGCGTTGGTATGCAGGTCCCACGCTGAGCAGAGCTTCTTGCTTCTCCTTTTTTACGGATGTTTTCCAGGAGCCCTGGCTTGTCTTTCTGGAAATTGGAGTTGCGGTAGAtctgaaacaaaaggaaaagttttAGCTTTCCTGGGGTAAAGGGTGCCTTGCTCCGCCCACCCCCACCCAGAATCCTAATGGACTTGGTTTGCAATGGAGGAAATCATTTTCAAGTTCCCGGCCAGTGTGGCCGCCCTTCCTGCGTGACCTCACTAAAGAAAATTCATAGGTCAAGGGGGTCAAACACATGCATGACAGTAACTGgcctctcagccctttttttcttgCCTTCAGATTATCTTTAAAGGGTTGTCGCTTAACATGAAATGCTGAATGTTCATCTTTCCATAGGTGATCTACCACACTAGACCAGTGATCCCTGGAAATGAGCCCTTGCAGTGGAATTCATCTGGGGGCGCTAGGAAGGCATTCAAGAAACAGGGACAGTGGGTGACAGGAGTACTTTCTACTTTACCATCATTCTCTTCTTCCCCTGAGAGTAAGCTGATGCATCTTTTGGGCGGATCTTGCTGAATCCATAGAGGTTCAGCTGGCGAATGAAATTCTTCAGACTGTCAGTTTCAAAAATCCTCTCTGCGCCCCTCCGGCCAAGGACCTCTCTCTGGAAAAGGTCAGCCTCGATGACCACGATGTCTCCTTCGCCACCCCAGCACACAGACTTGAAGGTGTCATCCTCCACTATTGCCCAAAGCTTTCTGGGGAAGGAGAGCCCGAGAAGGTTCTCAGTGCCTTCCTCGCTGGTCTCCGGCCGGCTCGGTTCTTCTGGTGACTGGCTCGGTTCTTCTGGTGGCTGGCTTCGACCTTCTGGTGGCTGGCTCCGACCTTCTGGTGGCTGGCTCGGTTCTTCCAGTGGCTGGCTCTCTTGGGAGCCGGGATCTTGGCTCAGGGCTTGGTCATCATACCCGTCCAAACCCTGTCCCGAATCCACCTTGGGATCAGGTGAAGGATGAGATAGGGGCTTGCTCGCTGGCTCTTCGCTGACCAACGAGGCCACCTGGATTTCAGAGTGCTCTTTGACACTCTCACTGGCCATGGTGCCACACTATCAGGAGCATTTCCTACCCAAGACTGGTGTAGACGTCCTAGCGAGTCTAAAGTGCCTTCGTCCAGGGAAGAGGCTCTATAAATACAGTCCGAGAAGTTCTAGAGCCTCGTAGCAAGGCAACTAGGCACTGACATCACCGTCCTCTTTATTTGTCATGCGATGTCACAGAGCTGACGGGAAGCCAGGCTGGAGGGGGAGTGCTGGTGGAGGGTAGAGGACGGGAGGGGCAGCGGGGGCCCCAGCTTCCCTTTGCTCAAAGTGTACAAAGGTGTGGTTCACATTCCTAGAGAAGTCTCCCTTATGCTGACAGGCACATTGTGTCACCTGCCAGCCTCTCCCTAGAAGAGATGAGAAACCAAGACCCCATAGCCGCTCCACTCCCAGAGATAGAGGAGGCCTGTTGCAATCCTCTCTGATTTGCTCAAAGACCAGTCCCCAGTTAGTTTGAGCCTGGGTATTACTGAGCCAGCACTGGTCATGTGGGCTGCTGGGTGGCCATACCTCCGAGGTACGGTGGCCCAGCCTTTGGTGGGTAGccccctgccttcctc
Coding sequences:
- the LOC114107172 gene encoding heat shock transcription factor, X-linked member 3-like, whose amino-acid sequence is MASESVKEHSEIQVASLVSEEPASKPLSHPSPDPKVDSGQGLDGYDDQALSQDPGSQESQPLEEPSQPPEEPSRPETSEEGTENLLGLSFPRKLWAIVEDDTFKSVCWGGEGDIVVIEADLFQREVLGRRGAERIFETDSLKNFIRQLNLYGFSKIRPKDASAYSQGKKRMMIYRNSNFQKDKPGLLENIRKKGEARSSAQRGTCIPTPLKNPAAGRESGASSAKKKKLVCTRCSPSFHHEVKAEHELPQREALDHQALRGTQPFMPSGLWAMSSVSEQPLENQLPQEPSSPDGEGTSEDGTPSSQATAGMEGEGEVPRGPQGYPDCCSVMSLYNTCYSILLAALSAMSPREPPEDGEGEGEGQREGEEEVQEGSSDYKCVFCEQFKDNTGP